Genomic DNA from Trichoderma asperellum chromosome 5, complete sequence:
ACTCCTCCGATCTTGACTGGCTCCGCCTGGGGGCTGGTAAGATGAAACTGTGGCATTTAGTAAACCCACTGCGGCCAGAGAGTGTGTACCGCGTGATTTCTGAATCATTTGCAAAACTGCATCAGCCAGTGCCAACACGAGGCATCAATGGCGTGTCAGTCGAATTGGTACAACTGTGCGGGCTTGACGAGTCATCGACGCGAGAGAACAACCCTTTCTTCACAGTTGCGCATGGTCTCTCTCAGCTTTTAGAGGCACCAAAGGGCAGGGTCTCGCTGGACAGTGCCATGAAGGTATGGAGCTTTATGAATAATAGGTTCGTGGTCCTCTTGGAAATGAAAAACCCGGTGGCGCTTCTATTGCTCTGCCTGTGGTACACTAGAGCCAGCGAAAGCAGATGGTGGATTAGGATTCGAGCCGAATATGAGCTTCCGGCTATTCGCACTTACTTAGAGAGATACCACGGGGACAACAGCGTCATTCAAGCGCTCCTTCCATCTATACAGTACGCGACAAACTCCTATAGGGCAATATCTTGTTCAGCGAGAGTAATCATTGAGACTTGAAGAGTATCAAGGAGCTATTACTGGACAATTTTTCACTAGTACTTAGATTATATGTGTCTCCCAATAAGAATTGGAGGAACTAAACGAAGAAGGAGTTCCGTTATTAGAAACATAATTACTAGGCACATCATCTCTTACAAGCCACCAATCAACACAGGATCGGGTCCGTAAACAACAAGTAGTTCGGTGCTAGATAATATAGTGGGATTCGATGATTTGCCAATGTATCCACGATCTGAACACTGGAGCCGCTAACAACAAAGACATCTACGGTAGGTAATCCTTCTTATACGCCAACATATGAGCTAGCAAATGGATCACTCTCAGGCTGCTATTACATGTATGACAACAATATTGATAAATTATCTTGTCAAGGTGTATCCATGCTGTACGGTGTTGATGTATCAACACGGGTGCGCTCGAATCCCAGTGAGTGGAAAGGGGTCCCCGGCGATGAAGTGGTGGAGTGCTATCTGGAAATTAGCGAGAGTTATTGCGGCCTCTTCTGGAATCCTTCACTTAAGCGAATAGTAGAAGGAAATCACTCTCGAGTACAAAAGTAGAGGTAGGACGAGGCCATTGCTGCTAAAACAACATGCTTGTTTGGATGTCTATCTTTTTTGGTTCAGCTTCGTTGTCAATGTTTCCACATCACAGAGGTGTTATATCTATTTAACTTCGCTCAAATTCTTATAGCGTGCGGATGTATGTCTATCTATGGCATTTGTAGAGCGGAACAACCGCGCACATGCAAATAACTGCTCAAGTAATTATCAGCTAGCTATAATTCATTGCTGAAAGTCATTTCGAATTTCTACATCGTGTAGAGACTAACTTTGTTATTCCCATCGCTCGTATGCCGACGAAGTGAACGTTCAGTTTGTATGACCCCCTCCTTCAAACAGGAGTCAAGTCCACACCCCTAGCCAGATTACCTAGGCTCCTGTCGCATACAAGTATTGCATAATGCTGGTAATCCAGGCTATGGCGCAATAGATCAGcggcttttaaataatacaaTACTACATTATCCTAGGAGGCTTGAATTAAATGCATGGCTGaaatggatttttttttacctgaGATTAACGGACTAAGGTCTCTTCGGCTTTATTTGAGAATCCCTGGAAAAATGAATTGTCTTTACATTCAATTGGTCGAATGGTTCTATATTCCGAGGCTATGCGAGGACAAGGTATAGTACCTGGCTGAAATACCAACTATACGAGACTGCCTCGGATTGAAAGTGGATTGGTATAAAACCTAGGTAGGCGAAGTAAGATGATGTACGAGCTGCCCCGCAGCCCTAGATACGCCATGAGGGGCCGAAATTGCTGCGACACACATGTATTTCCTGCTGTATGTACTACTAATGAGCTAGTATccaatcaaaaaaaaaaaaaaaaaaaaaaaaaaaaaaaaaaaaaaaaaaataataataataataataaataaaaaataaaaataaaaacacaTCAAAGACCAtccaaaaaataaataggtAGTTACAGGAACGCAAGTTGTTTGACGTTGCTGGTATGCCTCTGCCATGTAGGGTCATACATAGTATATGTTGCTCCGTCAAGAGAATTGACGGAACCATGTACAAGATACCTTTTTTCGCATGATAAGGATGTGTGCTATGTAGAGCTAGTTCGTATTTGATATGCGTAATTGACAGGCAAACTCGTATTTTGTATGCGGACCATGAAAGCCCTCGGATTCTCGCTTTAGGAATCTAGATCTCGGGTATCTGGCTAGACTTGGCGAGCTGGACGCTACGGTTAAAGGTTCAGCCTCAGCTGGCAAATTTTAGCGAGGCTGCGCCTTGGAATTCGTCTTTCTGTAGGCAGTTATAAATATCATATTGCACCacagtttctctttttaaacAACTATTTGTTATTGTTGATCTTATTTGACTATAGTTTTACagtaaagctataaataaagtgcGCACAACAAATGCATGCATGGCCTAGCTTTTCAATTATTTACTCCTACTTTATTATCTCTATTCAGATTTTTGAGAAACCTTTATTTAAGAAtcctttaaagttaaaatgcCGACTCTTGAAACACATAATGGCTATCCATTGTGGCATTACATACCCAACCGACCAGCAGCCATTGTCTTTACTATCCTCTTTGTAATAACCACGACTCACCAAACCTATTTGATGTTCAGACATCGTTTGTGGTTCTGTATCCCTTTTATCATAGGCGGCGTTTGTGAGTCAGCCTTCATATTACACCCCAAATACTACAAGTTCTTACACAGGCCTCTGCAGTCGAAATCATCGGTTATATCGGACGCATCATAGCATATGATGCAACGGGAGAGCTCATTCCCTACATTTTACAATCTATCTTCCTACTTCTCGCGCCTATCCTCTTCGCTGCGTCCCTATATATGACTCTCAGCCGCGTTATTATTACTGTTTCTGGCTCACAATACTCCCTGATGTCACCCCGGTGGCTCACACGCATCTTCGTCACAGCTGATGTTCTCAGTTTCATGATTCAAGGCGGTGGTGCGGGTATACTAGTGGAAGGAGGCTCCGATAGCAAGGCACAGACCGGCCAGAATATCATTGTTGGCGGTCTTGTCTTCCAGCTTGTGGCGTTTGCTGTCTTTTGCTTGAATACCTTGCTGTTTCACCTCCGTTATCGCAAGCACGGCAACGGCGAGAGTGTCTACCATATCCCCTGGCAGGGTATTCTGGTAATGCTCTACTCCACTTCCGGTTTAATCATGATGCGAAACACTTTTCGTGCCATCCAGTACTCTATGGGTCAGGATGGCTATCTGCTCACTCACGAGTGGACTGTATATGTTATGGATGGCATGCTCATGTTTTTAACTATGCTCAGCTTTACCTGGAAGTATCCTAGCCAATTGGGCAAATCTCAACCCGCCGATTTCGAGATGACACCAACTCGAGAGGAGATACGTTTTGCAAAGACTTAGATACTTGCCTGAgatatctttttcttgtgGTTAAAAGCATTTCTTGGGT
This window encodes:
- a CDS encoding uncharacterized protein (EggNog:ENOG41~TransMembrane:7 (o12-33i45-69o75-98i119-142o162-183i195-215o235-254i)) gives rise to the protein MPTLETHNGYPLWHYIPNRPAAIVFTILFVITTTHQTYLMFRHRLWFCIPFIIGGVFEIIGYIGRIIAYDATGELIPYILQSIFLLLAPILFAASLYMTLSRVIITVSGSQYSLMSPRWLTRIFVTADVLSFMIQGGGAGILVEGGSDSKAQTGQNIIVGGLVFQLVAFAVFCLNTLLFHLRYRKHGNGESVYHIPWQGILVMLYSTSGLIMMRNTFRAIQYSMGQDGYLLTHEWTVYVMDGMLMFLTMLSFTWKYPSQLGKSQPADFEMTPTREEIRFAKT